A DNA window from Fragaria vesca subsp. vesca linkage group LG3, FraVesHawaii_1.0, whole genome shotgun sequence contains the following coding sequences:
- the LOC101295688 gene encoding protein THYLAKOID FORMATION1, chloroplastic-like produces MAAVTSLSFSALTQSSFPSARNLGSNSDSLRFRTSFSLHYGGFRSSSSSPRLVVHCMSSSSELPTVADTKLNFLKAYKRPIPSVYNSVLQELIVQQHLMRYKRTYRYDPVFALGFVTVYDQLMDGYPSDEDRDAIFKAYVNALKEDPEQYRTDAKKLEEWARAQSSSSLIEFPSKEGEVEGILKDIAERAGGKGSFSYSRFFAVGLFRILELANATEPTVLEKLCAALNIEKRSVDRDLDVYRNLLSKLVQAKELLKEYVAREKKKREERVGTQKANEAIASCLGEPQSMGL; encoded by the exons ATGGCCGCCGTCACTTCTCTCTCTTTCTCGGCACTCACTCAGTCGTCTTTCCCGTCAGCAAGAAACTTGGGTTCCAATTCCGACAGTCTAAGATTCCGTACAAGCTTCTCTCTGCATTATGGGGGTTTCCGGTCATCCAGTTCCAGCCCCCGTTTGGTTGTTCATTGCATGTCTTCTTCTTCAG AATTGCCTACTGTAGCTGATACAAAGTTGAATTTTCTAAAGGCGTATAAGCGGCCGATACCGAGTGTGTACAACAGTGTGTTGCAGGAGCTGATTGTGCAGCAGCATTTGATGAGGTACAAGAGGACCTACCGTTACGACCCTGTGTTTGCTCTTGGCTTTGTGACTGTGTATGATCAGCTCATGGATGGGTACCCTAGCGATGAGGATAGAGATGCAATCTTCAAAGCTTACGTAAATGCACTAAAGGAGGACCCGGAGCAATACAG AACTGATGCAAAAAAGTTGGAAGAGTGGGCTCGGGCTCAGAGTTCCAGTTCGTTGATTGAATTTCCATCCAAAGAAGGAGAAGTTGAGGGAATATTGAAGGACATTGCAGAAAGAGCCGGAGGCAAAGGAAGTTTTAGCTACAGTCGTTTCTTTGCCGTTGGGCTCTTTCGTATTCTTGAGTTGGCAAATGCAACTGAACCAACAGTATTGGAAAAG TTGTGTGCAGCCTTAAACATTGAGAAAAGAAGTGTGGACAGGGACCTTGATGTATACCGCAATCTGCTTTCTAAGTTGGTTCAGGCAAAAGAGCTGCTAAAGGAATATGTGGCCAG GGAGAAGAAGAAAAGAGAAGAAAGGGTAGGAACACAAAAGGCTAATGAAGCCATTGCATCATGTTTGGGGGAGCCCCAATCCATGGGCCTGTAG
- the LOC101296546 gene encoding uncharacterized GPI-anchored protein At4g28100-like, with product MPSLFKLLILFFLSTLNVSLAGLLAEPVTGHGQPLKPGEYSSPNTVPAYPVQTQAQTCRLDLSAELFGGVNEACGRDLDRSRCCPVLAAWLFAAHARSALEISSAPEPSAVGDQPMMPDDSQKCVNSLQTSLLSRNIRIPQPNATCDAILCFCGIRLHQISSLSCPAAFNVTGFHNATPTAAVKNLEKNCRNSSYTGCTKCLGALQKLKGGTTSGKNGTTTRDKSTSERASKMFNRDCQLMGLTWLLAKNKTAYIPTVSAVLRAIMYSAHPPHESTCSPDQENMPLAVDSLQFETSSSSATQTPVSVFVFPVVPLIMFLVSLFV from the exons ATGCCATCATTGTTCAAGCTCCTCATTTTGTTCTTTCTGTCAACCCTCAACGTCTCCCTCGCCGGTTTACTGGCCGAGCCGGTTACCGGTCATGGCCAGCCTCTGAAACCAGGCGAGTACTCCAGCCCAAACACAGTCCCGGCCTACCCGGTCCAAACCCAGGCCCAGACCTGCCGCCTCGACCTCTCCGCCGAGCTTTTCGGCGGCGTCAACGAGGCCTGCGGCCGAGACCTCGACCGCAGCCGATGCTGCCCCGTCTTAGCCGCCTGGCTCTTCGCCGCCCACGCCAGGTCAGCTCTCGAGATCTCCTCCGCTCCGGAACCTTCCGCCGTCGGCGACCAGCCCATGATGCCGGACGACTCGCAGAAATGCGTCAACTCTCTCCAGACATCTCTCCTCAGCCGGAACATCCGGATCCCACAGCCGAACGCCACGTGTGACGCCATTCTCTGCTTCTGTGGGATCCGGCTACACCAGATCAGCTCCCTCAGCTGCCCGGCGGCGTTCAACGTCACCGGGTTCCACAACGCCACCCCCACCGCCGCGGTCAAGAACCTCGAAAAGAACTGCCGTAACTCTTCCTACACTGGCTGCACCAAATGCCTAGGTGCTCTCCAGAAG CTGAAGGGCGGGACGACGTCGGGGAAGAACGGAACGACGACGAGGGACAAGAGCACGAGCGAGAGGGCGAGCAAGATGTTCAACCGGGACTGCCAGCTCATGGGGCTGACGTGGCTGCTGGCGAAGAACAAGACGGCCTACATTCCCACCGTCTCCGCCGTGCTGCGCGCCATAATGTACAGCGCACACCCGCCGCACGAGTCCACGTGTAGCCCCGACCAGGAGAACATGCCTTTGGCCGTTGATTCCTTGCAGTTCGAGACGTCTTCATCGTCGGCGACCCAAACTCCGGTGTCAGTTTTTGTGTTTCCGGTTGTGCCCCTAATCATGTTTTTGGTTTCTCTGTTTGTTTAG
- the LOC101296839 gene encoding equilibrative nucleotide transporter 3-like — protein MAELDNGQPQIQGKFAAMVVCWLLGNGCLFSWNSMLTITDYYDALFPSYHPSRVLTLVYQPFALSTLIVLSYHEAKINTRKRNLFGYTLFFLSTLLVLVLDLATSGKGGLGTYIGICAISGAFGVADAHVQGGMIGDLSFMKPEFIQSFLAGLAASGALTSGLRLVTKAIFENSQNGLRKGAIMFFSISTLFELLCVFLYAVVFPKLPIVKFYRSKAASEGSKTVSADLAAGGIQTLPEGDVEDPTKMQRLGNKQLLFQNIDYAIDMFLIYALTLSIFPGFLSEDTGSHSLGAWYALVLIAMYNVWDLIGRYIPCLDCLKLESRKWLMVAIVARFLLVPAFYFTANYGDQGWMIMLTSFLGLTNGYLTVCVLTSAPKGYKGPEQNALGNLLVVFLILGIFAGVTLDWLWLIGKGW, from the exons ATGGCTGAACTTGATAATGGACAGCCACAGATTCAG GGGAAGTTTGCTGCAATGGTAGTCTGTTGGCTTCTGGGAAATGGGTGTCTCTTCTCATGGAACAGTATGCTTACAATCACCGATTACTATGATGCCTTGTTCCCG AGTTATCATCCGTCAAGGGTCCTCACTCTAGTATATCAGCCATTTGCGCTTTCTACACTCATAGTATTGTCATATCATGAAGCAAAGATCAATACTAGGAAGCGGAATTTATTTGGATATACACTGTTTTTCCTAAGTACTCTTTTGGTGCTAGTG TTGGATTTAGCTACATCAGGAAAAGGAGGGCTTGGAACTTACATTGGAATCTGTGCCATTAGTGGTGCTTTTGGAGTTGCAGATGCTCATGTGCAAGGAGGAATGATTGGAGACCTCTCCTTCATGAAACCAGAATTCATCCAA TCCTTCCTTGCTGGTTTGGCTGCATCAGGGGCCCTAACCTCTGGACTGAGACTAGTTACCAAGGCAATATTTGAGAATTCCCAGAATGGTCTACGCAAGGGAGCCA TTATGTTCTTTTCCATCTCTACACTCTTTGAGCTGCTATGTGTTTTCCTGTACGCTGTTGTCTTTCCAAAACTACCGATTGTGAAGTTCTACCGCTCCAAGGCAGCATCAGAAGGATCTAAAACAGTTTCGGCTGACCTTGCTGCTGGTGGCATCCAGACATTACCTGAAGGA GATGTGGAAGATCCGACTAAAATGCAGCGTCTGGGGAACAAGCAATTGCTATTTCAAAACATTGATTATGCAATTGATATGTTTCTAATCTATGCCCTGACCTTGTCAATTTTCCCCGGATTCCTATCAGAAGATACTGGATCTCACAGTTTGGGTGCATG GTATGCACTGGTTTTGATTGCGATGTACAATGTGTGGGATCTGATCGGGAGATACATTCCATGCTTGGATTGCCTCAAGTTAGAATCACGTAAATGGCTGATGGTTGCAATTGTCGCTCGTTTCTTACTTGTTCCGGCGTTCTATTTCACCGCCAATTATGGAGACCAAGGCTGGATGATCATGCTTACATCCTTCTTGGGTTTAACCAATGGTTACCTAACTGTTTGTGTGCTCACTTCAGCACCTAAAGGCTACAAG GGACCGGAGCAAAATGCTTTGGGAAATCTACTGGTAGTGTTCTTAATATTAGGTATCTTTGCAGGAGTAACACTCGACTGGTTGTGGCTTATAGGCAAGGGTTGGTGA
- the LOC101295980 gene encoding diacylglycerol kinase eta-like, which translates to MAKSSSGSEFLNGFKIPKYVLESNSKSDGENVSDVPECPVLVFINSKSGGQLGGNLLVTYRQLLNDCQVFDVGEEAPDNVLRRIYVNLGTHKRNGDEFAIKIQEKLRIIVAGGDGTAGWLLGVVSDLKLAHPPPIATVPLGTGNNLPFAFGWGKKNPGTDPRAVELFLRQVKGAKEMKIDSWHLLMRMKIPKGGPLDPIAPLELPHSLHSFGRVSETNELNMDGFHTFRGGFWNYFSMGMDAEVSYAFHSERKLHPEKFKNQLVNQSTYAKLGCSQGWFSPSLSQNSARNIAQFAKVMIMKNRGDQWEELFLPPGIKSIVCLNLPSFSGGFNPWGTPSRWKRNFTPPFVDDGHLEVVGFTSAWHGLVLLAPKGHGTRLAQAHRIKFLFHKGAIDQTYMRIDGEPWKQPLPSDDDTVMVEISHLGQVNILATNECRAKSMHNPLTPRAQEDEGVDSDEETLEEEFRKFGAADTFKLPEEIDISHLS; encoded by the exons ATGGCGAAGTCTAGTTCTGGGTCTGAGTTCTTGAATGGTTTCAAGATTCCCAAGTATGTACTTGAATCCAATTCAAAGAGTGATGGGGAGAATGTTTCTGATGTACCCGAGTGTCCAGTTTTGGTGTTTATAAACTCCAAGAGTGGTGGTCAGCTTGGTGGCAATCTTCTTGTAACGTATCGTCAGCTCCTGAATGACTGTCAG GTATTTGATGTGGGGGAAGAGGCTCCTGATAACGTGCTGCGCCGGATTTATGTCAATTTAGGAACGCACAAGCGCAACGGGGATGAATTTGCTATCAAGATTCAAGAGAAACTGAGGATCATT GTTGCAGGTGGTGATGGAACTGCTGGCTGGCTACTTGGAGTTGTTTCTGATCTGAAATTAGCTCATCCGCCGCCAATAGCAACAGTACCTTTAGGAACTGGAAACAATCTTCCATTTGCATTTGGCTGG GGGAAGAAGAATCCTGGAACAGATCCGCGTGCTGTGGAGCTCTTTTTGCGTCAAGTAAAGGGAGCCAAGGAGATGAAGATAGACAG CTGGCACCTTCTCATGAGGATGAAGATTCCAAAAGGAGGTCCATTGGATCCCATTGCGCCTCTTGAGCTACCCCATTCTTTGCACTCTTTTGGCCGTGTCTCTGAAACAAACGAGCTGAACATG GATGGCTTCCATACATTTCGTGGGGGATTTTGGAACTACTTCAGTATGG GAATGGATGCTGAGGTATCATATGCATTTCATTCAGAGCGGAAGTTACATCCTGAAAAGTTCAAAAATCAGTTAGTTAATCAG TCTACTTATGCAAAGCTTGGGTGTTCACAAGGCTGGTTTTCTCCTTCTCTTTCTCAGAATTCTGCCAG GAATATAGCTCAATTTGCAAAGGTGATGATTATGAAAAACCGTGGGGATCAATGGGAAGAGCTCTTCCTTCCTCCCGG CATCAAGTCAATAGTCTGCCTCAATTTGCCTAGCTTTTCTGGTGGATTTAATCCTTGGGGAACACCTAGTAGGTGGAAGCGTAAT TTCACCCCACCGTTTGTAGATGATGGCCATCTAGAGGTTGTAGGTTTTACTTCTGCCTGGCATGGACTTGTATTGCTTGCGCCAAAGGGACATGGGACTCGTCTTGCACAG GCCCACCGAATCAAATTTTTGTTTCACAAAGGTGCAATTGATCAGACATACATGCGAATTGATGGAGAACCCTGGAAGCAACCCCTTCCATCTGATGATGACACGGTGATGGTGGAAATTTCTCACCTTGGCCAGGTCAACATTCTTGCTACCAATGAGTGCAGGGCTAAAAGTATGCACAATCCCTTAACACCTAGAGCTCAGGAAGATGAAGGAGTTGATTCTGATGAAGAAACTCTTGAAGAAGAGTTCAGGAAGTTTGGTGCAGCAGACACATTCAAGCTTCCGGAAGAAATTGATATTTCTCATCTTAGTTAA
- the LOC101296263 gene encoding uncharacterized protein LOC101296263: MGRAPCCDKNGLKKGPWTSEEDVILVNYIQEHGSGNWRNLPKNAGLQRCGKSCRLRWTNYLRPDIKRGRFSFEEEETIIQLHSILGNKWSAIAARLPGRTDNEIKNYWNTHIRKRLLRMGIDPVTHAPRLDLLDLSSILGSYVSNINPAAALLNLSNLLGTQQALNVNPELLRLVTTLSSLKQGNPQMFSQNQNPVCNISHDLQNQLVPSLQSNHQLQNLFQDDFSPDIANLKQLMQMINTEGNLPNMSNFSSPASYSPETIVPNSNIGPETAASKLPCYVPSSTSNPTAPELAGHSFFQSPLNNSNVNHDFGFDSVLSTPHSSSPTPLNSSGTYTNINSSSTEDERDLESYCSNLLKFEIPDSTLDINDYI, encoded by the exons ATGGGAAGAGCTCCTTGCTGTGACAAGAATGGACTCAAGAAAGGTCCATGGACTTCTGAAGAAGATGTTATTCTCGTCAACTATATCCAGGAACATGGTTCAGGCAATTGGCGCAACCTCCCAAAGAACGCAG GACTCCAAAGATGTGGCAAGAGTTGCCGGCTTAGATGGACTAACTACTTGAGGCCTGATATAAAGAGAGGAAGATTTTCCTTCGAAGAAGAAGAGACTATAATCCAACTTCATAGCATCCTCGGCAACAA GTGGTCAGCTATTGCAGCTCGCCTGCCAGGAAGAACTGACAATGAAATCAAGAACTACTGGAACACACACATCCGAAAAAGGCTTCTCCGAATGGGAATCGATCCAGTCACTCACGCTCCACGTCTCGATCTTCTTGACCTATCCTCCATTCTCGGCTCCTATGTCTCCAATATCAACCCAGCTGCAGCACTTCTCAACTTGTCAAACTTGTTAGGCACACAACAAGCCCTTAACGTCAATCCAGAACTGTTGCGGCTAGTAACCACTCTCTCATCACTGAAACAAGGAAACCCTCAAATGTTTTCACAAAACCAAAACCCAGTTTGCAATATTTCCCATGATTTGCAAAACCAATTAGTCCCATCGTTGCAGTCCAATCATCAGTTGCAAAATCTCTTCCAAGATGACTTTTCTCCAGACATAGCAAACCTAAAACAGCTCATGCAAATGATCAATACTGAAGGGAACTTACCCAACATGTCCAACTTCAGCAGCCCAGCTTCTTATTCCCCGGAAACCATAGTTCCTAATTCCAATATCGGTCCCGAAACAGCTGCTTCCAAACTGCCATGCTATGTACCTAGCAGTACTTCTAATCCTACTGCTCCCGAATTGGCAGGCCACTCATTTTTCCAATCACCTTTAAACAACAGCAATGTTAATCACGATTTCGGGTTTGATTCTGTTCTGTCGACGCCTCATTCATCAAGCCCTACTCCCTTGAACTCTTCCGGCACATACACCAACATAAACAGCAGCAGCACAGAGGATGAGAGAGATCTGGAAAGCTATTGCAGCAACCTGTTGAAGTTTGAGATCCCAGACAGTACCTTGGATATCAATGATTACATCTAG